In Pseudoalteromonas piratica, the following proteins share a genomic window:
- the norR gene encoding nitric oxide reductase transcriptional regulator NorR, with protein MAINSHTLVEFAKAQVTSLDNQDRFEQLLQTLATVIECDAIALLALRGEVLKPLAIKGLTPDTLGRRFVINEHPRFAAICDATASVRFAASSPLPDPYDGLVADHPGDLPIHACMGLPLYFAERLIGILTFDSLMPNAFDDLGQDKLDALAAIAAATLKIALTLDELEQRNSRSHLLMAELSQEAIARDGNELIGDSQAIVTLKQEINLVAVSPFSVLIQGETGVGKELIARRLHLQSSRADKPLVYVNCAALPENLIESELFGHVKGAFTGADKNRAGKFVLADGGTLFLDEVGELPLAAQSKLLRALQSNEIQPVGQDDIQYVDVRVIAATNRDLADEVSNGHFRADLFHRLSVYPVTIPPLRARNGDIALLAGYFVEQSRRKLGLQQLKIAKDVLPYLNAYHWPGNVRELEHVISRAALKASVSTQSPIVIINPIDCGELVRELSIDGANSDEPKANPMQTQQFLLKQDESLKQATERFQSEMIRNTLSTHNGNWSAAARSLNTDRANLTRLAKRLGINVTKQIS; from the coding sequence ATGGCAATCAATTCTCATACCCTAGTGGAATTTGCAAAGGCGCAAGTCACCAGCCTCGACAACCAAGACAGATTTGAGCAACTGTTACAGACGCTTGCGACGGTGATTGAGTGTGACGCAATCGCGCTTTTGGCACTGCGTGGCGAAGTATTAAAACCGCTTGCTATCAAAGGGCTTACACCCGACACACTCGGCAGGCGCTTTGTCATTAACGAGCATCCGCGTTTCGCAGCAATTTGTGATGCCACCGCTTCCGTGCGTTTTGCAGCATCGAGTCCCTTACCCGACCCGTATGATGGGCTAGTTGCTGATCACCCAGGTGATTTACCAATTCACGCCTGCATGGGTTTACCACTTTATTTTGCCGAGCGTTTAATTGGCATTTTGACCTTTGATTCATTGATGCCTAACGCTTTTGACGATTTAGGCCAAGACAAGCTTGATGCCTTAGCCGCCATCGCTGCAGCCACCCTAAAAATAGCCCTCACACTCGATGAATTAGAGCAACGCAATTCACGCTCGCATTTACTAATGGCGGAGCTCAGTCAAGAAGCCATCGCCCGAGATGGCAACGAATTAATTGGCGACAGCCAAGCAATAGTAACGCTTAAACAAGAAATTAATTTAGTCGCTGTATCGCCTTTTAGTGTGCTTATTCAAGGCGAAACGGGCGTAGGTAAAGAGCTTATTGCACGGCGCTTACACTTACAGTCGAGCCGCGCCGATAAACCTTTGGTGTATGTAAACTGTGCTGCCCTGCCCGAAAACTTAATTGAAAGCGAGTTATTTGGTCATGTAAAAGGCGCCTTTACAGGTGCCGATAAAAATCGCGCGGGTAAATTTGTATTGGCCGATGGCGGCACTTTATTTTTAGATGAAGTGGGCGAACTGCCACTTGCTGCGCAAAGTAAACTGCTGCGCGCACTGCAATCCAATGAAATACAACCCGTTGGTCAAGATGACATTCAGTATGTTGATGTACGCGTAATTGCCGCAACCAACCGCGATTTAGCAGACGAAGTCAGTAACGGACACTTTCGCGCCGATTTATTTCACCGTTTAAGCGTTTACCCCGTTACTATTCCACCCCTTCGCGCTCGAAATGGCGATATTGCCTTGTTGGCAGGCTATTTTGTAGAACAATCACGGCGCAAACTTGGCTTGCAACAGCTTAAAATCGCCAAAGACGTTCTGCCCTATTTAAATGCCTATCATTGGCCGGGCAATGTGCGCGAACTAGAGCATGTGATAAGTCGTGCGGCACTGAAAGCCTCAGTAAGTACTCAATCACCCATAGTAATAATTAACCCGATTGATTGTGGTGAGTTAGTCCGAGAACTTTCAATTGACGGTGCTAATAGTGATGAGCCAAAGGCTAACCCAATGCAAACGCAGCAATTTTTATTAAAACAAGACGAAAGCTTAAAACAAGCCACCGAGCGTTTTCAAAGTGAGATGATTCGAAATACCCTGTCTACCCATAATGGCAATTGGTCAGCCGCAGCACGATCACTTAACACCGACCGCGCTAACTTAACCCGCCTTGCAAAACGGTTAGGCATTAATGTGACAAAACAGATTAGTTGA